Proteins found in one Microtus pennsylvanicus isolate mMicPen1 chromosome 14, mMicPen1.hap1, whole genome shotgun sequence genomic segment:
- the Btbd6 gene encoding BTB/POZ domain-containing protein 6 → MLLPLACLHGRVAQCLTSLLVLAEPLPRPRRGAKARSAAPTSVEVAPAGTKMASELYPPAGASAATATDIANSNAAGAAVGRKVSLCCPPRLAPAPLPPLPAPPAPDNNNPESPNWQSFHPTLRERNALMFNNELMADVHFIVGALGAARRVPAHKYVLAVGSSVFYAMFYGDLAEVKSEIHIPDVEPAAFLVLLKYMYSDEIDLEADTVLATLYAAKKYIVPALAKACVNFLETSLEAKNACVLLSQSRLFEEPELTQRCWEVIDAQAEMALKSEGFCEIDRQTLEIIVTREALNTKEAVVFEAVLNWAEAECKRQGLPVTPHNKRHVLGRALYLVRIPTMTLEEFANGAAQSDILTLEETHNIFLWYTAANKPILDFPLTKRKGLAPQRCHRFQSSAYRSNQWRYRGRCDSIQFAVDRRVFIAGLGLYGSSSGKAEYSVKIELKRLGMVLAQNLTKFVSDGSSNTFPVWFEHPVQVEQDTFYTASAVLDGSELSYFGQEGMTEVQCGKVAFQFQCSSDSTNGTGVQGGQIPELIFYA, encoded by the exons ATGCTGCTGCCGCTGGCCTGCCTGCATGGGCGGGTGGCACAGTGCCTAACCTCCCTGCTGGTGCTCGCAGAGCCACTGCCCAGGCCCCGGCGCGGTGCGAAGGCGCGCAGCGCAGCGCCGACCAGTGTGGAGGTGGCCCCGGCTGGAACGAAGATGGCCTCAGAACTGTACCCGCCCGCCGGCGCCTCTGCAGCTACTGCCACCGACATCGCCAACAGCAACGCGGCGGGTGCGGCCGTGGGCAGAAAGGTCAGCCTTTGCTGCCCGCCCCGCCTGGCGCCCGCCCCACTGCCACCCTTGCCCGCGCCGCCCGCGCCAGACAACAACAATCCCGAGAGCCCCAACTGGCAGTCCTTCCACCCGACGCTGCGCGAGAG GAATGCGCTCATGTTCAACAACGAACTGATGGCTGACGTCCACTTCATCGTGGGGGCCTTAGGGGCAGCCAGGCGCGTGCCCGCCCACAAG TACGTCTTGGCTGTCGGCAGCTCTGTCTTCTATGCCATGTTCTATGGGGACCTTGCAGAAGTCAAATCAGAAATCCACATTCCTGACGTCGAGCCTGCCGCCTTCCTGGTCTTGTTAAA GTACATGTACAGCGATGAGATTGATCTGGAGGCGGACACAGTGCTCGCCACTCTGTATGCTGCTAAGAAGTACATTGTACCTGCATTAGCCAAGGCCTGTGTCAACTTTCTGGAGACAAGCCTGGAAGCCAAAAATGCCTGTGTCCTGCTATCCCAGAGCCGACTGTTTGAGGAGCCTGAACTGACCCAGCGCTGCTGGGAAGTCATTGATGCACAGGCTGAGATGGCTTTGAAGTCTGAAGGCTTCTGTGAAATTGACCGGCAGACCCTGGAGATCATTGTGACCAGGGAGGCCCTCAATACCAAAGAGGCTGTGGTCTTCGAGGCGGTCCTGAACTGGGCTGAGGCAGAGTGCAAGAGACAGGGCCTCCCGGTCACCCCTCACAACAAGAGGCATGTTTTGGGAAGAGCCCTCTATCTAGTCCGAATTCCAACTATGACTCTAGAGGAGTTTGCCAACGGTGCTGCCCAGTCAGATATCCTGACCTTAGAGGAGACCCACAATATCTTCCTTTGGTACACAGCTGCCAACAAGCCAATTCTCGACTTTCCCCTGACCAAAAGGAAGGGCCTTGCTCCACAGAGGTGTCACCGCTTCCAGTCTTCTGCCTACCGAAGCAACCAGTGGAGATATCGTGGGCGCTGTGACAGCATCCAGTTTGCAGTGGACAGAAGGGTGTTCATTGCCGGACTGGGCTTATATGGGTCCAGTTCTGGGAAGGCTGAGTACAGTGTGAAGATTGAACTCAAACGGCTAGGGATGGTCCTAGCTCAGAATCTCACCAAGTTTGTTTCAGATGGATCCAGCAACACATTCCCAGTCTGGTTTGAGCATCCAGTCCAGGTGGAGCAGGACACCTTCTACACTGCCAGTGCTGTCCTGGATGGCAGTGAGCTCAGCTACTTTGGGCAGGAAGGAATGACAGAAGTACAGTGTGGAAAGGTAGCCTTCCAGTTCCAGTGCTCCTCGGACAGTACCAATGGGACTGGAGTCCAGGGTGGACAGATTCCAGAGCTCATCTTCTATGCCTGA